A single region of the Pelobates fuscus isolate aPelFus1 chromosome 4, aPelFus1.pri, whole genome shotgun sequence genome encodes:
- the LOC134608194 gene encoding RNA-binding protein 24-like has product MADRSAAERACKDANPIIDGRKANVNLAYLGAKPQIMKPGFAFGVQQIHPALIQRPFGIPGHYVYPHAFVQPGVMIPHVQPTAAAASTSPYIDYTGAAYAQYSAAAAAAAAAYDHYPYAASPAATRYVTTAGYGYAVQQPLASAAPGTAAAAAAAFGQYQPQQLQADRMP; this is encoded by the coding sequence ATGGCTGATAGAAGTGCTGctgagagggcttgcaaagacgcAAATCCAATCATTGACGGCAGGAAAGCTAATGTGAATCTTGCATATCTGGGAGCAAAGCCACAAATAATGAAGCCAGGTTTTGCCTTTGGAGTACAACAAATTCACCCAGCACTTATCCAAAGGCCTTTTGGAATTCCTGGACATTACGTTTATCCACATGCGTTTGTGCAGCCGGGAGTTATGATTCCACATGTCCAGCCAACAGCTGCCGCTGCCTCTACAAGTCCGTACATTGATTACACTGGAGCCGCCTACGCACAGTACTCTGCCGCTGCGGCCGCTGCTGCAGCTGCCTATGATCATTACCCATATGCTGCCTCCCCAGCTGCAACCAGATATGTTACCACTGCTGGTTATGGCTATGCAGTTCAGCAGCCACTTGCCTCTGCAGCACCTGGAACtgctgctgcagcagctgcggccTTTGGCCAATACCAgccacagcagctgcaggctgaccGCATGCCGTAA